The DNA window accccgtaaggggcaagcggtaggtaatggatggatggatggataattgcgaTTGTTGTTTTTGCCGTAATCTTCCATCCTTAGTGTGGACTATACTTGTAAAAGCCAATTAAGATAATGACACAGTCAATAATATACACTAACACCTCCCTAAAAGTGCAAAATGTAGGATTTTGTGGCATTCATTTCATCACAGCGTCTCATTTTTGTGAGTGGGCAATACTATAACACCagaaacaagaacaaaaacaataGTTTCTCCACTCCGTACCTTTTGCCGTGGGGTCAATTGGTCCCTCATTCCAATCCAGATGAAATGACAaccttttatttaatgtttttcccCTATGTTTAGGTAATATTCTGTGTCTCTGATGTATCAAATGAGAGAGTGACAtggttttaaatgttttacttctgATCAGGTTTGGGCCTCTCATTGAACTTCCAGCCATCCCTAATAATGCTCAATCGCTACTTCAGCGTGAAGCGACCTTTGGCCAACGGCCTGGCAGCGGCAGGCAGCCCTGTGGCTCTGTGTTCTCTCTCCCCACTGGGACAAGTTCTTCAGTACCATTATGGCTGGAGGGGTGGCTTTCTCATCCTGGGAGGAATACTTCTCAACTGCTGTGCCTGCGGTGCCCTCATGAGGCCCCTTTTGCCAGCAAAACAACACGGCATGCTGGAGGATGGCAATATCGCAGCCATAGACAAGGAAAAGAAGTCCCAACCCAAGAAGAAACTGCTAGACTTCAGTGTGTTCAAAGACAGAGGATTTGTCATTTATACTATTGCCGCCTCCATTATGGTGCTGGGCTTGTTTGTGCCGCCTGTGTTCGTGGTAAACTATGCTAAAGGACTCGGCTATGAGGATACGGCTTCTGCTCTGCTGCTCACCATCTTGGGATTCGTAGACATGTTCGCCCGCCCCCTGTCGGGAATCGTCGCAGGCCTGAAGTGGGTACGGCCAAGGTGTGTCTACCTGTTCAGCTTTGCTATGCTCTTCAACGGATGCACCGATCTCATTTGCTCACAGGTAAAGATAGAAAACTTTGACCTGGATTGCACATATTGTTGTCATATTTGAACACCTGTACCACCTGTGTTCCATCAGGCAAACACGTATACAGGTCTGGTGGTCTTCTGCATCTTTTTTGGCATATCGTACGGCATGGTGGGAGCACTACAATTCGAGGTCCTGATGGCAATCGTGGGGACAGAAAGGTTTTCTAGTGCTATTGGTCTTGTGCTGCTGATGGAAGCGATGGCTGTGCTCGTGGGACCTCCTGGAGCAGGTAAGAGTATGCCTAGAGTAACCTAGAGTTTATcaggtttattattatttattggttACAGTATTTTACCGAACTACTTCAatcccaagctttgaaccctaCAACTGAGCTATGAATATTTCTCCGCTAACGGCTGAATTATGGCATGGTTTAAGAGAAATAAAACAATGCAGTAAAATGATCCACTTGAAGAAACTGTTcaaaactcaaagtgtttacaaagtacaagcaagaagaatcctgataaacaccTTGAACCTTACTAAAAAGGAGAACATCTTATTCATctcataaataatgaataaagacATCattgacgggcttcacggtggcagaggggttagtacgtctgccttacaatacaaaggtcctgcagtcctgggttcaatcccaggctcgggatctttctgtgtggagtttgcatgttctctccgtgaatgcgtgggttccctccgagtactccggcttcctcccacttccaaagacatgcacctggggatagcttgattggcaacactaaatggtccctagtgtgtgaatgtgagtgtgaatgttgtctgtctatctgtgttggccctgtgatgaggtggcgacttgtccagggtgtaccccgccttccgcccgattgtagctgaaataggcgccagcgccccccgcaaccccaaaagggaataagcggtagaaaatggatgggatgacaTCAttgacttttctgttttgtttgatcagccgtgttAACatgcaccatttggaaacaattagggtatgtaaataaacatacacAATCTTTCTATGTAAATATCTCCTTTTCACAACTTATGTTTGCGGCTTATAGGCCGGTGTCGCTaatatacacaaaaaaaataaaatagggcTGTCAAATTTTAACGCGCTAAcgcatgtgattaataaaaataaattaccgCGTTATCAAATATGAATGAAGATTAATCACATCCGGGTTTAGGCTTAACCCGAAAGATGCACACATTTATTACACAGTTTGTGATTGCGAGGAGGGGCGGCCCATTTCGCTTCAAAACAGAACTTTGGATAAAACTAAGGTAACTTTGTTGGTATTGCAGCGACAAACGTTCTTATCATCgctacacattgattgattggaacttttattagtagattgcacagtacagtaaatattccgtatatccattcatccattttctaccgcttattccctttggggtcgcatggggcgctggtgcttatctcagctacaatcgggcggaaggcggcgtacaccctggacaagtcgcccctcatcacagggccaacacagatagacagacaacattcacactcacattcacacactagggaccatttagtgttgccaatcaacctatccccaggtgcatgtcttagtgcagtggtccccagtgGCCCggtaccgattggtaccgggccgcagaagtattttttataaaaaaaataaaaattaaaaaaaatttaaaaatttgtttttttttgttttttattaaatcaacataaaaaacacaatatacacttacaaatagtgcaccaaccacaaaaaactccctttttcatgacaaaaacgtccctttttcatgacaaagaagaaaaaaaaagaaaaagaaaaaaaaaggacacccccccggggccgcgggacaaattattaagcgttgatcggtccgcggatacaaaaaggttggggaccactgtcttagtgtttccaatcaacctatccccaggtgcatgtctttggaggtgggaggaagccgtagaacccgagggaacccacgcagtcacggggagaacatgcaaactccacacagaaagatcccgagcctgggtttgaactcaggaccttcgtattgtgagtcagacgcactaaccactcttccaccgtgaagcccatgttccgtctaattgaccactaaatggtaacacctgattAAGTTTTTccacttctttaagtcggggtccacgttaatcaattcatggttatcaAGTATCAAGTATATAATATGATCTTAAAGTGAAAAACACTTACTTTGGGATGGCGCAGCAGATTCGTCATACAATTACTTTAAGACACAATTACCGCAAGTATGAACCAACAAAAGCATCAACTTGCAACTACAGACTGAATGCAAATTTATTTTGATTTGTGGAGTACATTGGACATCTGTTAGCAATCACAATAATCATATAACAAAATTAGAGATCAGCATTGTCATCTGAAAAGGGTAAACAAGCTTGTTAGTTTCAACAACTGTTTAAACTAAAGAAGAGTAAATGTTTATGACAATGTTTACTACATTATCACTGTACATTGTTTGCAAGATTATTAAAAACTGCAAAGaatttcaaaatgtgcacttaaaTTTTACGATACTGTCATCAAATTT is part of the Nerophis ophidion isolate RoL-2023_Sa linkage group LG08, RoL_Noph_v1.0, whole genome shotgun sequence genome and encodes:
- the slc16a3b gene encoding monocarboxylate transporter 4, whose amino-acid sequence is MGGVVVDDGPPGVKAPDGGWGWAVLVGCFVITGFSYAFPKAVSVFFKELIKEFHVGYSDTAWISSILLAMLYGTGPLCSVLVNKFGCRPVMMVGGIFASLGMILASFATSIVHIYLCVGVITGLGLSLNFQPSLIMLNRYFSVKRPLANGLAAAGSPVALCSLSPLGQVLQYHYGWRGGFLILGGILLNCCACGALMRPLLPAKQHGMLEDGNIAAIDKEKKSQPKKKLLDFSVFKDRGFVIYTIAASIMVLGLFVPPVFVVNYAKGLGYEDTASALLLTILGFVDMFARPLSGIVAGLKWVRPRCVYLFSFAMLFNGCTDLICSQANTYTGLVVFCIFFGISYGMVGALQFEVLMAIVGTERFSSAIGLVLLMEAMAVLVGPPGAGRLLDFTHQYKYVFLLAGCEVTLSAIVIAVGNFLCIKTGQEDPAPLEMAATAAKEEGLSKETIEGEQGEEGVGQLPLQGDVKE